From the genome of Apus apus isolate bApuApu2 chromosome 19, bApuApu2.pri.cur, whole genome shotgun sequence, one region includes:
- the UBAC1 gene encoding ubiquitin-associated domain-containing protein 1 isoform X1, producing MFVQEEKIFAGKVLRLHVCTMEGAEWLEEVPEDTTVEKLKERCLKHCVPGSLEDPKTVTHHKLIHATSEKVLTDTKTVLEENIQDRDVLLLVKKRAPPPLPKMADVSAEEKRKQEQKAPDKDAILKATANLPPRSADRTVAQHNMRDFPFLQFQTELRKILVSLIEVAQKLLALNPDAVELFKKANAMLDEDEEDRVDEVALRQLTEMGFPESRAVKALRLNHMSVTQAMEWLIEHADDPTVDAPLPGHTPSEATAEAGASSAEATAGPSSEAGEEEAKDELTEIFKKIRRKREFRPDPRAVIALMEMGFDEKEVVDALRVNNNQQNAACEWLLGDRKPSPEDLDKGIDTNSPLFQAILENPVVQLGLTNPKTLLAFEDMLENPLNSTQWMNDPETGPVMLQISRIFQTLNRT from the exons ATGTTCGTGCAGGAGGAGAAGATCTTTGCGGGGAAGGTGCTGAGGCTCCATGTGTGCACCATGGAGGGCGCGGAGTGGCTGGAGGAGGTTCCCGAGGACACCACGgtggagaagctgaaggagcGGTGCCTGAAGCAC TGTGTACCTGGGAGCTTGGAGGATCCAAAAACTGTGACACATCATAAGCTGATCCATGCTACTTCTGAGAAGGTGCTGACAGACACAAAAACAGTGTTGGAGGAAAACATTCAGGATAGAG aTGTCTTGCTTTTGGTCAAGAAACGTGCACCACCTCCCCTCCCTAAAATGGCAGATGTGTCAGCAGAGGAGAAA aggaagcaggagcagaaggcTCCTGATAAGGATGCTATTCTCAAAGCAACTGCAAATCTGCCCCCTCGCAGCGCGGATCGCACCGTGGCCCAGCACAACATGAGGGAT TTTCCTTTCTTGCAGTTCCAGACAGAGCTCCGGAAGATCTTAGTGTCCCTCATAGAAGTTGCACAGAAATTGTTAGCACTGAACCCAGATGCAGTTGAACTATTTAAGAAGGCAAATG cCATGCTGGATGAGGATGAGGAAGACAGAGTGGATGAGGTGGCTCTGCGGCAGCTGACGGAGATGGGCTTCCCGGAGAGCAGGGCGGTCAAGGCCCTGCGGTTAAATCA TATGTCAGTGACACAGGCCATGGAGTGGTTGATAGAACATGCAGATGACCCTACAGTGGATGCTCCACTGCCAGGTCATACTCCCTCAGAAGCCACAGCTGAAGCTGGTGCATCCTCTGCTGAGGCAACTGCAGGTCCTAGCTCAGAAGCAGGTGAGGAAGAGGCCAAGGATGAGCTGACAGAAATATTCAAGAAGATCCGGAGGAAAAGAGAGTTTCGTCCGGACCCACGA GCTGTCATTGCCCTGATGGAGATGGGATTTGATGAAAAAGAAGTGGTGGATGCACTCAGAGTAAACAACAACCAGCAAAATGCAGCC TGTGAATGGCTGCTGGGAGACAGAAAGCCTTCTCCAGAAGACTTAGATAAGGGCATTGACACCAATAGCCCTCTCTTCCAAGCCATCTTAGAAAACCCAGTGGTACAGTTAGGGCTAACCAACCCTAAAACTCTACTAG CCTTTGAGGATATGCTTGAAAACCCCTTGAACAGCACTCAGTGGATGAACGACCCGGAAACTGGGCCCGTCATGCTCCAGATCTCCCGAATCTTCCAGACGCTGAATCGCACGTAG
- the UBAC1 gene encoding ubiquitin-associated domain-containing protein 1 isoform X2, with product MFVQEEKIFAGKVLRLHVCTMEGAEWLEEVPEDTTVEKLKERCLKHCVPGSLEDPKTVTHHKLIHATSEKVLTDTKTVLEENIQDRDVLLLVKKRAPPPLPKMADVSAEEKRKQEQKAPDKDAILKATANLPPRSADRTVAQHNMRDFQTELRKILVSLIEVAQKLLALNPDAVELFKKANAMLDEDEEDRVDEVALRQLTEMGFPESRAVKALRLNHMSVTQAMEWLIEHADDPTVDAPLPGHTPSEATAEAGASSAEATAGPSSEAGEEEAKDELTEIFKKIRRKREFRPDPRAVIALMEMGFDEKEVVDALRVNNNQQNAACEWLLGDRKPSPEDLDKGIDTNSPLFQAILENPVVQLGLTNPKTLLAFEDMLENPLNSTQWMNDPETGPVMLQISRIFQTLNRT from the exons ATGTTCGTGCAGGAGGAGAAGATCTTTGCGGGGAAGGTGCTGAGGCTCCATGTGTGCACCATGGAGGGCGCGGAGTGGCTGGAGGAGGTTCCCGAGGACACCACGgtggagaagctgaaggagcGGTGCCTGAAGCAC TGTGTACCTGGGAGCTTGGAGGATCCAAAAACTGTGACACATCATAAGCTGATCCATGCTACTTCTGAGAAGGTGCTGACAGACACAAAAACAGTGTTGGAGGAAAACATTCAGGATAGAG aTGTCTTGCTTTTGGTCAAGAAACGTGCACCACCTCCCCTCCCTAAAATGGCAGATGTGTCAGCAGAGGAGAAA aggaagcaggagcagaaggcTCCTGATAAGGATGCTATTCTCAAAGCAACTGCAAATCTGCCCCCTCGCAGCGCGGATCGCACCGTGGCCCAGCACAACATGAGGGAT TTCCAGACAGAGCTCCGGAAGATCTTAGTGTCCCTCATAGAAGTTGCACAGAAATTGTTAGCACTGAACCCAGATGCAGTTGAACTATTTAAGAAGGCAAATG cCATGCTGGATGAGGATGAGGAAGACAGAGTGGATGAGGTGGCTCTGCGGCAGCTGACGGAGATGGGCTTCCCGGAGAGCAGGGCGGTCAAGGCCCTGCGGTTAAATCA TATGTCAGTGACACAGGCCATGGAGTGGTTGATAGAACATGCAGATGACCCTACAGTGGATGCTCCACTGCCAGGTCATACTCCCTCAGAAGCCACAGCTGAAGCTGGTGCATCCTCTGCTGAGGCAACTGCAGGTCCTAGCTCAGAAGCAGGTGAGGAAGAGGCCAAGGATGAGCTGACAGAAATATTCAAGAAGATCCGGAGGAAAAGAGAGTTTCGTCCGGACCCACGA GCTGTCATTGCCCTGATGGAGATGGGATTTGATGAAAAAGAAGTGGTGGATGCACTCAGAGTAAACAACAACCAGCAAAATGCAGCC TGTGAATGGCTGCTGGGAGACAGAAAGCCTTCTCCAGAAGACTTAGATAAGGGCATTGACACCAATAGCCCTCTCTTCCAAGCCATCTTAGAAAACCCAGTGGTACAGTTAGGGCTAACCAACCCTAAAACTCTACTAG CCTTTGAGGATATGCTTGAAAACCCCTTGAACAGCACTCAGTGGATGAACGACCCGGAAACTGGGCCCGTCATGCTCCAGATCTCCCGAATCTTCCAGACGCTGAATCGCACGTAG